DNA from Nematostella vectensis chromosome 5, jaNemVect1.1, whole genome shotgun sequence:
TCCGTTTCAGTGGCTTTCTTTAGCTGTCTAAGCCTTTCTTCTCTAATTCTTAGGTGACCAACAGCATTAATCTTAGCAAAACTATCCTTGTGTTCAGTATCATCAGGCAGGTATGCACGAGATAAAGTATCAGCTATGTACATCTCCTTGCCCTTCTTATATACAACTTCAATGTCATACTGTATAAGTCTAAGCATCATACCTTGAAGACGCTTTGGGGACTTGTGCAGTGGCTTGCGTACAATCATTTCCAGTGGTTTATGATCACTGTGCACAATGGTTTTCCGTCCAAACGTATATTGGTGGAAACGTTCCAGCGAGAACACGATTGCCAGGCACTCTTTCTCAATTTGCGCGTACCCGCATTCCGTAGTAGTAAGGGCACGACTGGCATAACACAGCGGCTTTCCTTCTTGTAGTAAAACAGTGCCTAAACCAGTGCTCGAGGCATCACATTGAATCACAAGTTCTTTGTCAGGATCATAATAAGCAAGTACAGGAGCTGTAGTCACTAGTCTCTTTATTTCTTTCATCGCATGATCCTGTTCCTCACTCCATTCCCATTCCACATCTTGTCTAGTGAGTCGACGAATAGGATCCATTACCGTGGAGAGTTGTGGAAGGAACTTTGCGAGATAAGTTACCATTCCCTGGACACGTCGAGCTCCCTCAACATCAGTGGGGTTTTCCATTTTAAGAATGGCTTCGACTTTCTTCATATCAGGTTTTAGACCCTCACTTGTCACGACGTGACCAAGGAACTCAACTTCAGTGGTCTTGAACACACTCTTCTGGTGATTCAGCTTAATGTTATTTCTAGCACAAACATCAAGTAGATTTCTCAATTTCTCATCATGGTCACCCTCAGAATGTCCATAAACTAGAATGTCATCAGCCACACAGACCACTCCACGAAGACCTGATAGACTCTCCATGAGCTTACGCTGGAATATCTCAGAACTGACTTTGAGACCAAATGGGAGACGACACCAACGAAATCTGCCATTCACAGTGATGAATGTGGTCATGTAACTACTCTCTTCATCAAGTTCACAGTGCCAGTAACCATGAGCAAGATCAAACTTACTGAACAGCTTAGCATTGGCGAGCTCAGGCAGGATATCATCAATTGTCGGGAGAGGGTATATTTCCCTCTGAAGAGCTTCATTCAAGACTCTTGGGTCAAGACAGATCCTGAGCTGGTCATTCTTCTTCTTCTGTATAGAGATCTGTGAGCACCATTGAGTTGGCTCAGTTACAGGCTTCAGGACTCCAAGCTTGACAAGGTTGTGTAACTCTTTTTCAAGTGCAGGTTTAACACTGATAGGTACTCGTCGTGGTGGACTTTGAGTAGGCACGGCATTGCCATCAACCTTGAGATTTACTTTTCCTGAGAAACATCCTACAGCAGTGTCGTCAAATACAGCTTTGTATTCAGTCACTAATTCTGTGAATCCATCAGCGACTACATGGACCTGCTTGAAGTTATCATAGTTGACCGTGATGAGCTTCATCTGTTCCGCTGCTTTTCTGCTAAGCAAGGGTGTTAAATCCTCTTTCACAACTTCAAACATGACATTATACTTCTTCTTCGTAATCAGATTTATGGTGATAATCCGACACTTTCCAACTGGTTTAAGAGTAGTTTTGTTGTACATGCTCAGTGTATTTTTCGATTCTTGTAGTTGAGTGTTTTGCGGCACATATTTCTGATTTATAACATTGACTGTGGCACCGCAATCAACCTGGAATTTGACTCTCCGTCCATCTTTTAGACACATCTCAGCATATAAGGGACCACTAGAGACAGAGTTAATTGACTCAGATATGACTGGGCATACCATTTCAGCAGAGGAATCGGAGTCAGATCCGTCACCAACAGTATGGACTTGTTTCTTGCCACCCAAACTTGGACAGCAACTCGAGAAATGGTTGGGAGCCTTGCAATTATTGCATCTCTTCCCCCAAGCTTTGCAGAATTCCTTCTTTAGAGTGTGAGAATAGCCACAAAATTTGCATTTAGCAGCTTGACGAGGATTCGTGCCTCCAGGTTTACCATTACCGACTGGCTTGTTCCTTTGACCATGTGAAGCtccttttgttttttgcttgtttataTTCAATCGGTGTACCTCCTCTTCCTTTCCAGAAATAATCTTCAGTTGATCAGACGTTTTCTCATAACTGTGACAAATGTCAAGTGCTTTCTGTAGAGTGAGTTTTCCTTCTTGCAGCAGACGCTTTCTGGTATGATCATCTTTCACACCAAGTACCACTCTATCCCTCAGTAAGGAAGTTTTCAAGCACTCACAGAAATTGCAAGTCTCGGCCAATGTCTTCAGGCTTGCAACATAGCTGTCAATACTCTCATCAGGTTTCTGGACTCGAGTGTTGAACTTGTACCTCTCGAAGGTCTCGTTGGTTTCACCAAGTATGTGAGCATCAAGTTTGGTTAGTATATCTTTAGCAGTGTCAGTTTCTACAGGGTCACAGCCATTGTAGATTTGTAAAGCTTCTATTCCCATGGTAGAGATCAAGAGAGATTTCTTGAATTGAGGCGAGTGTGAATCGGCGTTAGAGACGATACAATAATGCTGCCACAGCTGTTTCCATATTTTCCAACTTTCAACTCCATTCTTTGCCAATTTCACGGGCTCAGGCGGTTTGAAGGCATAACCCGGCTGAAAAGATGTTGCTGCAGGTGGAGGAGTTTCTTCAGATTCGCCAGTAGCAGGCATGGCACAGTACAGAGCAGTGTACGTTCAATCCACGTGGTCTGAGGTCGAGAGTCGAGCGACTTTTGAACGCGAATTTAGCAAGGAAATTCGTCAAAACACAGCCCACAACTTGAAGTTCCAGTTGAGTTCAAGATAAATTAGCTAACCACGCTGCCACCATGTTTCAAGATGTGGGTTTACAGTAGATAATctcacgagaagatcagagaaaGACAACAACACGAGTGTTTAGCTCTGTAGCCAAGATGGAGGGCTGCATCCGGGACTTTATTGTTCttaacacagggaacccagatATTGTAAcacctaagtctgatattgttctagtttattgtagtattgtgaggcctatcctcgAATATGCATCTCCTGTCTGGGCTAACCTGCCAGATTATCTGTGCCTACTTGTAGAAAGTGTACAAGAATCTGCACTACCTATTATCTGCCCCGTAAGGAAGCCCATGAGGGCCACTCAAGGTTTTCGTTAACAACATCTCACCTTTCGGTAACGACTTTGAACTATTTACGTCACGACAACTCACTTTGAGTGTCACGACAAAGCActactccacatctccctcaccaccacccttacctatacaccgtaccgattttcccccaccaacacagccattagccatctccataccacaccatattattattatttttttctttttcacctacccaccacacactaccacaacctattctatagtcccactttatcttttcaccaccctccaccacctactagtcgaacctatccaccttttcaccgtaattatattactaccatctccactctacattaccttactagccatccttcaccatcaccctccaacatcaccataccatattaTCACatccacctcactaccacaccactttaggcccctacgtcttggtacgaatacc
Protein-coding regions in this window:
- the LOC125563134 gene encoding uncharacterized protein K02A2.6-like; translation: MPATGESEETPPPAATSFQPGYAFKPPEPVKLAKNGVESWKIWKQLWQHYCIVSNADSHSPQFKKSLLISTMGIEALQIYNGCDPVETDTAKDILTKLDAHILGETNETFERYKFNTRVQKPDESIDSYVASLKTLAETCNFCECLKTSLLRDRVVLGVKDDHTRKRLLQEGKLTLQKALDICHSYEKTSDQLKIISGKEEEVHRLNINKQKTKGASHGQRNKPVGNGKPGGTNPRQAAKCKFCGYSHTLKKEFCKAWGKRCNNCKAPNHFSSCCPSLGGKKQVHTVGDGSDSDSSAEMVCPVISESINSVSSGPLYAEMCLKDGRRVKFQVDCGATVNVINQKYVPQNTQLQESKNTLSMYNKTTLKPVGKCRIITINLITKKKYNVMFEVVKEDLTPLLSRKAAEQMKLITVNYDNFKQVHVVADGFTELVTEYKAVFDDTAVGCFSGKVNLKVDGNAVPTQSPPRRVPISVKPALEKELHNLVKLGVLKPVTEPTQWCSQISIQKKKNDQLRICLDPRVLNEALQREIYPLPTIDDILPELANAKLFSKFDLAHGYWHCELDEESSYMTTFITVNGRFRWCRLPFGLKVSSEIFQRKLMESLSGLRGVVCVADDILVYGHSEGDHDEKLRNLLDVCARNNIKLNHQKSVFKTTEVEFLGHVVTSEGLKPDMKKVEAILKMENPTDVEGARRVQGMVTYLAKFLPQLSTVMDPIRRLTRQDVEWEWSEEQDHAMKEIKRLVTTAPVLAYYDPDKELVIQCDASSTGLGTVLLQEGKPLCYASRALTTTECGYAQIEKECLAIVFSLERFHQYTFGRKTIVHSDHKPLEMIVRKPLHKSPKRLQGMMLRLIQYDIEVVYKKGKEMYIADTLSRAYLPDDTEHKDSFAKINAVGHLRIREERLRQLKKATETDDTLQTLKSVILKGWPDSRQELPTQVTPYFSYRDELTLHDGLIFKGERVIVPESMRREIKDHLHISHLGGESMLRRARECIFWPGMSAEIKQLASVCDACQTFAKAQQKETLITIEAKAPWEIVGVDLFSWNNKDYLLTIDYFSGYWEVDLLKKTDSPAVIRKLKQHFSRYGVPVQLVSDGGPQFDAKEFEDFAYEWDFEHNLSSPGHPNANGKVESGVKAAKAMLSKCAQDKTDPQLALLEIRNTPTQGAGSSPAQRLLNRRTKSILPMTDVQLQPRGMDFLKEDRCRLKLEQQRQCKNYNKNAKDLGILQEGDTIRLKPFRKGNKKWEKGVVVRRLDERSYDIETPSGKYRRNRIDLRKTSETQPELSSRKPEVVLPPAEMESSTTTQSPETPAQVETPNAVAEEQTPPIIPIRRSSRTTTQPSYLRDYVTS